Below is a window of Numida meleagris isolate 19003 breed g44 Domestic line unplaced genomic scaffold, NumMel1.0 unplaced_Scaffold1168, whole genome shotgun sequence DNA.
GGAGGGAAGGGCAGTACACCTGGAACTGACATCCCCAGGGATGAAAACACAGCCCTGCCATTTGTCGTGGGCTGTCCCagactgcactggaacaggggGAAGCTCCTCAACTCCTGCAATACACTGACCACAACATGGAATGGGGCAACACAGCAGAAGAAGTtttgcagaaagggaagaaaataattcaaaaccTCTTAAAAGCCAGTTTCAACATGAAGTCAAGTCAAGTCAAGGGACGTGCACAGGAGATCCTGTTCTTAGGAATCAAATGGCAAGGTGGACGTCGTCAGATCCCATGGATGGGATCCATACAATAACTGCTCTGTCTCCCCCAACCAGCAAAAACGGAACACACGTGTTCTTAGGTGCTGTGGGTTTCTGGAGAACGCATGTTCCGGATTACAGTCTGATTGTAAGCCCTCTCTATCACGTGACCCGGAAGAAGAACGATTTCAcgtggggccctgagcaacaaCAGCCTTTGAACAAATTAAACCGGTAGTGGTTCATGCACCAGCCCTTGGTCCAGTCCAGACATGACAAGATGTAAAAAGTGTGCTGCACACCGCAGCTGGGAGAATGGCCTGACTTGGAGCCGCTGGCAGAAACCAGAGCAGTTGTTTGTGCGTCCTTGTTATATACATCCATAAATGTGTACATCGTCATAACTGTTAGCCTCGTGCTATTCTCTGTGGCAGTAAAAAGCATTATCTCAACAACATAAAAGTTCTacttcatggttttttttccagttctctcctccatcccacagggaagggaaggcatgAGAAAACAACTGCGTGGTGCTGAGCCGCCTGCTGGGTTAAATCACAACACACTTCtactttctgtttcctctgtggACATGCTTATGGGATTTGAGATTAGTACTGCTTGTaaagcccttcccacactcagagcacttgtagggtctctctcctgtgtggatgcgctggtggaaAATGACGTGGGAACTGTTTTTGAACGTCTTGTCACACTCGGAGCACTTGTAAGGTCTCTCTCCAGTGTCGATGCACTGGTGTTGACTGAGGTGGGAACTTCTTTGGAAGCTCTTTGAACACTCAGAGCACTTGCGGGGTTTCTCCCCTGTGTGGACTCGCTGGAGTTTTGTGAGCTCTGAACTGCTTCTGAATCTCTTCCCACACTCACAGCACTTGTAGGgtttctctcctgtgtggatgcgctggtgtGTTTTGAGAACAGAACTGCATATAAAGCCCTTCTCACAATCAGGGCACTTGaagggtctctctcctgtgcgGAGGTGCATGTGGTAAGTGAGGTGGGACATCCTTTTGAAGCTCTTCTCGCACTCAGAGCACTTGTATGGTCTCTCTCCCctgtggatgcgctggtggacTCTGAAATCAGAACTGCTTTcgaagctcttcccacactcagcACACTTATATGGACACTCTCCTGAGTGGATGTACTGGTGGTGCTTCAACTGAGAATTCCTTTTGAAGCTCTTCTGACACTCAGGACACTTaaagggtctctctcctgtgtggatgcgtTGGTGTCGGTTGAGGTGGGAATTCCTTttgaagctcttcccacactcaggaCNNNNNNNNNNNNNNNNNNNNNNNNNNNNNNNNNNNNNNNNNNNNNNNNNNNNNNNNNNNNNNNNNNNNNNNNNNNNNNNNNNNNNNNNNNNNNNNNNNNNNNNNNNNNNNNNNNNNNNNNNNNNNNNNNNNNNNNNNNNNNNNNNNNNNNNNNNNNNNNNNNNNNNNNNNNNNNNNNNNNNNNNNNNNNNNNNNNNNNNNNNNNNNNNNNNNNNNNNNNNNNNNNNNNNNNNNNNNNNNNNNNNNNNNNNNNNNNNNNNNNNNNNNNNNNNNNNNNNNNNNNNNNNNNNNNNNNNNNNNNNNNNNNNNNNNNNNNNNNNNNNNNNNNNNNNNNNNNNNNNNNNNNNNNNNNNNNNNNNNNNNNNNNNNNNNNNNNNNNNNNNNNNNNNNNNNNNNNNNNNNNNNNNNNNNNNNNNNNNNNNNNNNNNNNNNNNNNNNNNNNNNNNNNNNNNNNNNNNNNNNNNNNNNNNNNNNNNNNNNNNNNNNNNNNNNNNNNNNNNNNNNNNNNNNNNNNNNNNNNNNNNNNNNNNNNNNNNNNNNNNNNNNNNNNNNNNNNNNNNNNNNNNNNNNNNNNNNNNNNNNNNNNNNNNNNNNNNNNNNNNNNNNNNNNNNNNNNNNNNNNNNNNNNNNNNNNNNNNNNNNNNNNNNNNNNNNNNNNNNNNNNNNNNNNNNNNNNNNNNNNNNNNNNNNNNNNNNNNNNNNNNNNNNNNNNNNNNNNNNNNNNNNNNNNNNNNNNNNNNNNNNNNNNNNNNNNNNNNNNNNNNNNNNNNNNNNNNNNNNNNNNNNNNNNNNNNNNNNNNNNNNNNNNNNNNNNNNNNNNNNNNNNNNNNNNNNNNNNNNNNNNNNNNNNNNNNNNNNNNNNNNNNNNNNNNNNNNNNNNNNNNNNNNNNNNNNNNNNNNNNNNNNNNNNNNNNNNNNNNNNNNNNNNNNNNNNNNNNNNNNNNNNNNNNNNNNNNNNNNNNNNNNNNNNNNNNNNNNNNNNNNNNNNNNNNNNNNNNNNNNNNNNN
It encodes the following:
- the LOC110390471 gene encoding zinc finger protein 98-like, which produces PECGKSFKRNSHLNRHQRIHTGERPFKCPECQKSFKRNSQLKHHQYIHSGECPYKCAECGKSFESSSDFRVHQRIHRGERPYKCSECEKSFKRMSHLTYHMHLRTGERPFKCPDCEKGFICSSVLKTHQRIHTGEKPYKCCECGKRFRSSSELTKLQRVHTGEKPRKCSECSKSFQRSSHLSQHQCIDTGERPYKCSECDKTFKNSSHVIFHQRIHTGERPYKCSECGKGFTSSTNLKSHKHVHRGNRK